A stretch of the Streptomyces sp. NBC_00654 genome encodes the following:
- a CDS encoding ABC transporter ATP-binding protein, which produces MGLRRTKRIAQGSREAGSSRDARSSQAARGPQDDRGAYGERGEYGEYGERGAYGEHARSDAAVELRGVRRQYGRGSGTVHALRGIDLTLPRGSFTAVMGPSGSGKSTFLQCAAGLDRPTEGSVRLGGTEITGMSENKLTELRRSRLGFVFQAFNLLPSLTVEQNIVLPMRLDGRRTGSAAARRSAADMLTRVGLGDKGNRRPGQLSGGQQQRVAIARALVTRPDVVFADEPTGALDTTTAAEILALLRHAVDSLGATVVMVTHDPAAAAWADRVLFLADGEIADSLPHATAERIAARMTALTAPAHAHAHAGAAA; this is translated from the coding sequence ATGGGGCTGCGACGCACGAAGCGCATCGCGCAGGGCTCACGGGAGGCCGGGAGCTCGCGGGACGCGCGGAGCTCGCAGGCCGCACGAGGCCCGCAGGACGACCGTGGGGCGTACGGGGAGCGCGGGGAGTACGGGGAGTACGGGGAGCGCGGGGCGTACGGGGAGCACGCCCGTTCCGACGCGGCCGTCGAACTGCGCGGCGTCCGGCGGCAGTACGGGCGGGGCTCGGGCACCGTCCACGCCCTGCGCGGCATCGACCTCACGCTCCCGCGCGGCAGCTTCACCGCCGTGATGGGCCCCTCCGGCTCCGGGAAGTCGACCTTCCTCCAGTGCGCGGCCGGACTCGACCGCCCCACCGAGGGATCCGTACGCCTCGGCGGCACCGAGATCACCGGCATGAGCGAGAACAAGCTCACCGAACTGCGCCGCAGCCGCCTCGGCTTCGTCTTCCAGGCCTTCAACCTGCTGCCGTCCCTGACGGTCGAACAGAACATCGTGCTGCCCATGCGCCTCGACGGACGGCGCACCGGTTCCGCCGCGGCCCGCCGCAGCGCCGCCGACATGCTCACCCGCGTCGGCCTCGGCGACAAGGGCAACCGCCGCCCCGGCCAGCTCTCCGGCGGCCAGCAGCAGCGCGTCGCCATCGCCCGCGCCCTGGTCACCCGGCCCGACGTGGTCTTCGCCGACGAGCCGACCGGCGCCCTCGACACCACCACCGCCGCCGAGATCCTCGCCCTGCTCCGGCACGCCGTGGACAGCCTCGGCGCGACCGTCGTCATGGTCACCCACGACCCGGCGGCCGCCGCCTGGGCCGACCGCGTGCTCTTCCTCGCCGACGGAGAGATCGCGGACAGCCTGCCGCACGCCACCGCCGAGCGGATCGCGGCCCGGATGACCGCCCTCACGGCCCCCGCCCACGCGCACGCACACGCCGGAGCGGCGGCCTGA
- a CDS encoding ABC transporter permease, producing the protein MFTPHLPNGLARAAVRFRPSSFAGTFVALLMAAAIVSACGILLQTGLTASVPADRYAKAPVLVAADQQARMTSGSGEEAYEATAALPDTARLPASLVKKAAAAPGAAAAIGDLTFPVHQDRTPLTAHGWGSTAFTGTELVTGDAPESGEAVIGTGIEGRVGDTVTLDTPAGAREFRVSGTTGTAATLWFADRQAGALSGHPGTVDAIAVLAAPGTTPDALADEVGRAVGGAHSAKVHTGDDRGGVEDPGLAGAEELLVGLGGSFGGVATMVAVFTAAGTVALSVGQRSREFALLRAIGATPRQLRRTIATESLLVAPLAGALGTLPGIALANWWFGRLKDKGAIPDAVRLDIGPLPLGIAVAATVLTALLAGYLAARRPAKIKPGLALARSAVEGAPFGWIRTPLGILSLIGGGVLAGVAASRTGADAANAALGVVMLFMLAVALLGPLIARVCAGVLGLPLRAAGASGELAAANSRANARRLASAITPIVLAMAFSSTLVFMHTSENRAVEHQQRDGITADHIVSAPAGLASDATGRAAATPGVSTAVGLLRTSVVVPSGSGGDRWLATASVQGVIGSPADLAEVQDLDIRTGTLAALRPGTVAIDTTLADSANVATGDRLALRLPDGTKASPKVVAVYGRGLGISLVTLPAADLGGHVTSPYASDVLVRATPEAADALTALGTVTDHSGYAAAQNQQRELNAWANTTMAAVLGGFAAIAAVNTLVMTVLARRRELTVLRLVGSTRRQVMDMIRWEALLVTGAGIVLGTGIALATLVPMMKGLTGEAPYIPPMLYGSFAAATVLLGLGASTIPARAALR; encoded by the coding sequence ATGTTCACCCCGCACCTCCCGAACGGCCTGGCCCGCGCGGCCGTCCGCTTCCGGCCTTCCTCGTTCGCCGGGACCTTCGTCGCGCTCCTGATGGCCGCCGCGATCGTCTCCGCGTGCGGCATCCTGCTCCAGACCGGCCTCACCGCCTCGGTCCCCGCCGACCGCTACGCCAAGGCCCCCGTCCTCGTCGCCGCCGACCAGCAGGCCCGCATGACGTCCGGCAGCGGCGAGGAGGCCTACGAGGCGACCGCAGCGCTCCCGGACACCGCACGACTGCCCGCGTCCCTCGTGAAGAAGGCCGCGGCGGCCCCCGGAGCGGCCGCCGCGATCGGCGACCTCACCTTCCCGGTGCACCAGGACCGCACCCCCCTCACCGCCCACGGCTGGGGGTCCACCGCGTTCACCGGTACGGAACTGGTCACCGGCGACGCGCCGGAGAGCGGCGAGGCCGTCATCGGCACCGGCATCGAGGGCCGGGTCGGCGACACCGTCACCCTGGACACCCCGGCCGGCGCACGCGAGTTCCGCGTCTCGGGCACCACCGGCACCGCCGCCACCCTCTGGTTCGCCGACCGGCAGGCCGGCGCCCTCTCCGGCCACCCCGGCACGGTCGACGCCATCGCCGTACTCGCCGCCCCCGGCACCACCCCCGACGCCCTCGCCGACGAGGTCGGCCGGGCCGTCGGCGGCGCGCACTCCGCGAAGGTCCACACCGGCGACGACCGGGGCGGCGTCGAGGACCCCGGCCTCGCGGGCGCCGAGGAACTGCTCGTCGGACTCGGCGGCTCCTTCGGCGGCGTCGCCACCATGGTCGCCGTCTTCACCGCCGCCGGTACGGTCGCCCTCTCCGTCGGTCAGCGCAGCCGCGAATTCGCCCTGCTGCGCGCCATCGGAGCCACCCCGCGTCAGCTGCGCCGCACGATCGCCACCGAATCCCTCCTCGTCGCCCCGCTCGCCGGAGCCCTCGGCACCCTGCCCGGAATCGCCCTGGCGAACTGGTGGTTCGGCCGGCTGAAGGACAAGGGCGCCATCCCCGACGCCGTACGGCTCGACATCGGCCCACTGCCCCTGGGCATCGCCGTCGCCGCCACGGTGCTCACCGCGCTGCTCGCCGGCTACCTCGCCGCCCGCCGCCCGGCGAAGATCAAGCCGGGCCTGGCCCTGGCCCGGAGCGCCGTGGAGGGCGCCCCGTTCGGCTGGATCCGTACGCCCCTGGGCATCCTCTCCCTCATCGGCGGGGGCGTCCTCGCGGGTGTCGCCGCCTCCCGGACCGGCGCCGACGCCGCCAACGCCGCGCTCGGCGTCGTCATGCTCTTCATGCTGGCCGTAGCCCTGCTCGGCCCGCTGATCGCCCGGGTCTGCGCGGGCGTCCTCGGCCTCCCGCTGCGCGCCGCGGGTGCCTCCGGGGAACTGGCCGCCGCCAACTCCCGTGCGAACGCCCGCCGGCTGGCCTCCGCGATCACCCCGATCGTGCTCGCCATGGCCTTCTCCTCGACCCTCGTCTTCATGCACACCAGCGAGAACCGGGCCGTCGAGCACCAGCAGCGCGACGGCATCACCGCCGACCACATCGTCTCCGCCCCGGCGGGACTCGCCTCCGACGCCACCGGGCGAGCCGCCGCGACCCCCGGAGTCTCCACCGCGGTCGGCCTGCTCCGCACCTCCGTCGTGGTGCCCAGCGGAAGCGGTGGCGACCGATGGCTGGCCACCGCGTCCGTCCAGGGAGTCATCGGCTCGCCCGCCGACCTGGCCGAGGTCCAGGACCTCGACATCCGTACGGGGACGCTCGCCGCCCTCCGCCCCGGCACGGTCGCCATCGACACCACCCTGGCGGACTCCGCGAACGTCGCCACCGGCGACCGGCTCGCACTGCGCCTCCCGGACGGTACGAAGGCGTCCCCGAAGGTCGTCGCCGTCTACGGCCGGGGCCTGGGCATCTCGCTCGTCACCCTGCCCGCGGCCGACCTCGGGGGCCATGTCACCTCGCCGTACGCCTCCGACGTCCTGGTCCGCGCCACCCCGGAGGCGGCGGACGCGCTCACCGCGCTGGGCACCGTCACCGACCACTCCGGCTACGCCGCCGCGCAGAACCAGCAGCGGGAGCTGAACGCCTGGGCCAACACCACCATGGCCGCCGTCCTCGGCGGATTCGCCGCGATCGCGGCCGTCAACACCCTGGTCATGACGGTCCTCGCCCGCCGCCGCGAGCTCACCGTGCTCCGCCTCGTCGGCTCCACCCGGCGCCAGGTCATGGACATGATCCGCTGGGAGGCCCTGCTGGTCACCGGCGCCGGGATCGTCCTCGGTACGGGCATCGCCCTGGCCACACTCGTCCCGATGATGAAGGGCCTGACGGGCGAGGCACCGTACATCCCGCCGATGCTGTACGGCTCGTTCGCCGCGGCGACCGTGCTCCTGGGGCTCGGGGCCTCCACCATCCCGGCCCGCGCGGCCCTGCGCTGA
- a CDS encoding cation:proton antiporter — protein MGGAFLAAAVLARVGGRIGLPTIPLFILAGILLGPHTPGIVLVADPHELEMLSALGLVLLLFYLGLEFHLDDLKAGGRKMALAGGAYLALNVGAGLGFGFALGWGTSEALVLAGVLGISSSAIVTKVLVDLGRVGNPETRPILGIIVVEDVFLALYLAALQPILSGADSLSAAVVDGGKAFGFLLLLALAARFGTKVVSKLINTKDDELLVISFLGAAVFVAGVSEWFGVADAIGAFMVGLMLGSTTSGGRILKLVHPLRDAFGAIFFFAFGLSINPGDLPSVVWPVLAAVAVTVAMNVFAGLAAAKVYSFGAQATANISTTLLARGEFALILATMAAGAGLDERLSPFIAGYVLVLAVLAPLAAGRSHWLARILPGGRTGSRGGGGDADGAGGGGNDGNGGPNPGKVPVTA, from the coding sequence ATGGGCGGCGCCTTCCTGGCCGCCGCCGTCCTCGCCCGTGTCGGCGGCCGCATCGGCCTGCCGACGATTCCCCTGTTCATCCTGGCCGGGATTCTGCTCGGCCCGCACACCCCCGGCATCGTTCTCGTCGCCGACCCGCACGAGCTGGAGATGCTCTCCGCACTCGGCCTCGTGCTGCTGCTCTTCTATCTGGGACTTGAGTTCCACCTCGACGACCTCAAAGCGGGCGGGCGCAAGATGGCGCTCGCCGGCGGCGCCTATCTCGCCCTGAACGTGGGCGCGGGACTCGGCTTCGGATTCGCGCTGGGCTGGGGCACCTCCGAGGCGCTGGTCCTCGCCGGGGTGCTCGGCATCTCGTCCTCCGCCATCGTCACCAAGGTCCTCGTCGACCTGGGACGCGTCGGCAATCCGGAGACCAGGCCGATCCTCGGCATCATCGTCGTCGAGGATGTCTTCCTCGCCCTGTACCTGGCGGCGCTCCAGCCGATCCTGTCCGGTGCGGACAGCCTCTCGGCCGCGGTCGTCGACGGCGGCAAGGCCTTCGGCTTCCTGCTGCTCCTCGCCCTGGCCGCCCGCTTCGGCACCAAGGTCGTCTCCAAGCTGATCAACACCAAGGACGACGAACTCCTCGTCATCTCCTTCCTCGGTGCCGCGGTCTTCGTCGCCGGGGTCTCCGAGTGGTTCGGTGTGGCCGACGCCATCGGCGCGTTCATGGTCGGCCTGATGCTCGGCAGCACGACCTCGGGCGGCCGCATCCTCAAGCTGGTCCATCCGCTGCGGGACGCCTTCGGGGCGATCTTCTTCTTCGCCTTCGGACTCTCCATCAACCCGGGCGACCTGCCGAGCGTGGTGTGGCCGGTGCTCGCGGCTGTCGCGGTGACCGTGGCGATGAACGTGTTCGCGGGGCTCGCCGCCGCCAAGGTGTACTCCTTCGGTGCGCAGGCCACGGCGAACATCTCCACCACGCTGCTGGCCCGGGGCGAGTTCGCCCTGATCCTGGCCACGATGGCGGCGGGCGCCGGTCTGGACGAACGGCTCTCCCCGTTCATCGCGGGCTATGTGCTCGTCCTCGCCGTCCTCGCCCCGCTCGCCGCCGGACGCTCGCACTGGCTGGCCCGGATTCTGCCCGGCGGGCGGACCGGGAGCCGGGGCGGCGGCGGAGACGCGGACGGCGCCGGAGGCGGCGGCAATGACGGGAACGGGGGTCCGAATCCGGGCAAGGTTCCGGTCACCGCCTGA